The Candidatus Accumulibacter similis genome has a segment encoding these proteins:
- a CDS encoding folate-binding protein YgfZ, producing the protein MNANWQEFLRASGARIDQDQVTDFGDAAGELAAARDATIVAPLSHLGLLELNGPDAASFLHNQLTSDVRHLAEGSAQHSAWCSAKGRMLASFLLLHCGPDYVLQLSGDLLPFIHKRLSMFVLRSRLSINDRSGEHQVIGVAGPQAESALRTAGLPVPAAPLTIAATGTGLVVRLDDRRFELIASLDATPDWWRQLQGQARPAGTAAWQWLDIQAGVPLITEQTKEEFVPQMAGLEQLGAVSFRKGCYPGQEIVARTQYLGKVKRHLYRAHCASPMTAGQTIHSAGSPQQPCGMVANAAPAPAGGHDALAIIQESFAAAGGLRLGNPGGAAIDVEPVVAPAATL; encoded by the coding sequence ATGAACGCGAACTGGCAGGAATTCCTGCGTGCCTCGGGTGCACGAATCGACCAGGATCAGGTCACTGACTTTGGCGACGCCGCGGGCGAACTGGCCGCCGCACGCGACGCGACGATCGTTGCACCGCTGAGCCATCTCGGCCTGCTCGAACTGAACGGGCCCGATGCGGCGAGCTTCCTGCACAATCAACTGACGAGCGATGTCAGGCACCTTGCCGAAGGAAGCGCGCAGCATTCGGCCTGGTGCTCGGCCAAGGGCCGGATGCTGGCGAGCTTCCTGCTCCTTCATTGCGGCCCCGACTACGTCCTGCAGTTGTCTGGCGACCTGTTGCCGTTCATTCACAAGCGCCTGTCGATGTTCGTCCTGCGCAGCAGGCTGAGCATCAACGACCGCTCGGGCGAGCACCAGGTGATCGGTGTCGCGGGTCCGCAGGCCGAAAGCGCGCTGCGCACGGCCGGTCTGCCGGTACCTGCAGCCCCGCTGACCATCGCTGCCACTGGAACCGGCTTGGTCGTTCGCCTCGACGACCGTCGCTTCGAGCTCATCGCCAGCCTTGATGCCACGCCGGATTGGTGGCGGCAGTTGCAGGGGCAGGCGCGTCCGGCCGGAACGGCAGCCTGGCAGTGGCTCGACATCCAGGCCGGCGTGCCACTGATCACCGAGCAGACGAAGGAAGAGTTTGTCCCGCAAATGGCAGGCCTCGAGCAACTCGGGGCAGTCAGTTTCCGCAAGGGCTGCTATCCCGGTCAGGAGATCGTCGCCCGTACCCAATACCTTGGCAAGGTGAAGCGCCATCTCTACCGCGCCCACTGTGCCAGCCCGATGACGGCCGGCCAGACGATCCACTCGGCCGGCAGTCCGCAGCAGCCCTGCGGCATGGTCGCCAACGCGGCGCCCGCACCGGCCGGCGGCCATGATGCCCTGGCCATCATCCAGGAGAGTTTCGCTGCGGCCGGCGGCCTGCGCCTGGGCAACCCGGGTGGCGCAGCGATCGACGTCGAGCCGGTCGTGGCGCCGGCGGCGACCCTCTGA
- a CDS encoding glycosyltransferase has product MRILFVHQNFPGQYRHLAPALADSPANEVLAIGEEANIRRMQGFHPRVRLLGYPQPQGASPQTHHYLRSSEAAVRRGQSVARLALELRRQGFLPDVICAHPAWGEALFLKDVFPVARLLLYLEFFYRGSGSDVGFDPEFPSSFDDRCRVRARNTTQLISLEACEAGVSPTHWQREQYPDAYRQSIQVIHDGIRSDLACPGEVAGFVLPEGRGTLRSGDEVLTYVARNLEPYRGFHTFMRALPTVLAARPGLQVLIVGGDEVSYGRPLPDGGTYREHYLREVGGGIDGGRVHFLGRVPYPRFIDVLRLSTAHVYLTYPFVLSWSLLEAMSCGCALIASDTAPVREVLQDGHNGLLVDFFSPAALAATIIGVLSDPGSAQPLRAQARRDILDRFDLATRSLPRLVTLVSDLAAQGPDGL; this is encoded by the coding sequence ATGCGAATCCTCTTCGTCCACCAGAATTTTCCAGGCCAGTACCGCCACCTGGCGCCTGCCCTCGCCGATTCACCGGCGAACGAGGTCCTCGCCATCGGCGAGGAAGCCAACATCCGGCGCATGCAGGGCTTTCATCCGCGTGTGCGCCTGCTTGGCTACCCGCAGCCGCAGGGTGCCTCGCCGCAAACACACCACTACCTTCGCAGCAGCGAGGCGGCCGTCCGTCGCGGCCAATCGGTCGCGCGGCTGGCACTCGAACTGCGCCGCCAGGGCTTTCTCCCGGACGTGATCTGTGCCCATCCCGCCTGGGGCGAAGCCCTTTTCCTCAAGGACGTCTTCCCCGTCGCACGCCTGTTGCTCTATCTCGAATTCTTCTATCGCGGCAGCGGCTCGGACGTCGGCTTTGACCCCGAGTTCCCCAGTTCCTTCGACGACCGCTGCCGCGTACGCGCCCGGAACACGACACAACTGATCAGCCTCGAAGCGTGCGAGGCGGGCGTCAGCCCGACGCACTGGCAGCGCGAGCAGTACCCGGACGCTTATCGGCAGAGCATCCAGGTGATTCACGACGGCATCCGCAGCGACCTCGCCTGCCCGGGAGAAGTGGCAGGATTCGTCCTTCCCGAGGGCCGCGGCACCTTGCGCTCGGGCGACGAGGTGTTGACCTACGTCGCCCGCAACCTCGAGCCTTATCGTGGCTTTCACACCTTCATGCGGGCGCTGCCGACAGTCCTCGCTGCCAGACCCGGACTGCAGGTGCTGATCGTCGGCGGTGACGAGGTCAGCTACGGGCGCCCGTTGCCCGACGGCGGCACCTACCGCGAGCATTACCTGCGCGAGGTTGGTGGCGGCATCGATGGCGGCCGTGTCCATTTTCTCGGCAGGGTCCCGTACCCACGCTTCATCGATGTCCTGCGCCTGTCGACTGCGCACGTGTACCTCACCTACCCTTTCGTTCTCTCCTGGTCCCTGCTCGAGGCAATGTCCTGCGGCTGTGCGCTGATCGCCTCCGACACCGCGCCGGTGCGCGAAGTGCTGCAGGACGGGCACAACGGACTGCTGGTCGATTTCTTCTCACCCGCCGCACTCGCGGCGACGATCATCGGCGTACTGAGCGACCCGGGGTCGGCGCAGCCCCTGCGCGCGCAGGCACGGCGTGACATCCTCGACCGATTCGATCTCGCCACCCGCAGCCTGCCGCGGCTGGTGACACTGGTCAGCGACCTCGCGGCACAGGGTCCGGACGGCCTCTGA
- a CDS encoding L,D-transpeptidase produces the protein MRIEISIARQTLSLLDDAGMTVRSYSVSTATRGVGERKGSFCTPRGRHLIRAKIGSQQPPNTVFIGRRPSGEVYSPELAERFPQRDWILTRILWLSGCEPGHNRLGEVDTMRRYIYIHGSPDAAPMGRPGSIGCIRMHNADIIELFDLVPPYTPVNICED, from the coding sequence GTGCGCATCGAGATCTCGATCGCTAGGCAGACGCTGAGTCTCCTCGACGATGCGGGGATGACCGTTCGCAGCTATTCGGTGTCGACTGCGACACGCGGCGTGGGTGAGCGGAAAGGGAGTTTCTGCACGCCGCGCGGCAGGCATCTGATCCGCGCCAAGATCGGTTCGCAGCAGCCACCGAACACGGTGTTCATCGGCCGCCGGCCGAGTGGTGAAGTCTATTCGCCTGAACTCGCCGAACGCTTTCCGCAGCGCGACTGGATCCTGACGCGAATCCTCTGGTTGTCGGGCTGCGAGCCGGGCCACAACCGGCTGGGCGAAGTCGATACGATGCGTCGTTACATCTACATCCACGGCAGTCCCGATGCGGCGCCGATGGGTCGGCCCGGATCGATCGGCTGCATTCGCATGCACAATGCGGACATCATCGAGCTCTTCGACCTCGTGCCCCCTTATACGCCGGTCAACATCTGCGAGGACTGA
- a CDS encoding PilZ domain-containing protein has translation MAETDIGKPAPAAPPRPSVLSLNINSKSALYAAYMPLLRHGGILIPTTRNYSIGDDVFMLLSLMDDPAKLPIAGTVVWITPAGAQNSKAQGIGVQFKNDESGAEARRRIESLLGGVMQSGRPTHTI, from the coding sequence ATGGCAGAGACAGACATCGGCAAGCCAGCGCCGGCGGCGCCACCGCGCCCGAGCGTGCTGTCGCTGAACATAAACTCGAAATCGGCCCTTTATGCTGCGTACATGCCACTGCTGCGCCACGGCGGAATCTTGATTCCGACCACCCGCAACTACTCGATCGGCGACGATGTCTTCATGCTGTTGTCGCTGATGGATGATCCCGCCAAGCTGCCGATAGCCGGTACGGTGGTTTGGATCACTCCGGCAGGTGCCCAGAACAGCAAGGCGCAGGGAATCGGCGTGCAGTTCAAGAATGACGAGAGCGGCGCCGAAGCGCGCCGGCGCATCGAGAGTCTGCTCGGTGGCGTCATGCAATCCGGCCGTCCAACGCATACCATCTGA
- a CDS encoding NRDE family protein: MCLILLAWQAHPDYPLIVAANRDEFFTRPSAAAAFWPDAPQVLAGRDLEAGGTWLGVSREQRFAALTNYREGAGQRPGARSRGALVADFLVGRETPEAYLEDVAVLASEYNGFNLFVGDADHLGYCSNRDPGGMRWLQPGIYGLSNHLLDTPWPKLASARAAFAAALQTLPQAAPFFDLLADREVVPDSHLPETGVPLEWERILSAVFVSSEHYGTRASTLLARRGDGLITLHERSYGAGAKPIGEVCASFQSSQMLTGV; the protein is encoded by the coding sequence ATGTGCCTGATCCTGCTCGCTTGGCAGGCGCACCCGGACTACCCGCTGATCGTCGCCGCCAACCGTGACGAGTTCTTCACGCGCCCGTCCGCAGCCGCAGCGTTCTGGCCGGATGCACCACAAGTGCTCGCCGGCCGCGATCTGGAAGCGGGCGGCACCTGGCTCGGGGTCAGTCGCGAGCAGCGTTTTGCCGCCTTGACCAACTATCGGGAGGGTGCCGGGCAGCGCCCGGGCGCACGCTCGCGCGGCGCACTGGTGGCCGACTTCCTCGTCGGCCGCGAGACGCCGGAAGCCTACCTGGAGGACGTCGCGGTCCTGGCCAGCGAGTACAACGGCTTCAACCTCTTCGTCGGCGACGCCGACCACCTTGGTTACTGCAGCAACCGTGACCCAGGCGGGATGCGCTGGCTGCAGCCCGGCATCTACGGTCTGTCGAATCACCTGCTCGACACGCCCTGGCCGAAGCTGGCAAGCGCCAGAGCCGCCTTTGCCGCGGCACTGCAGACTCTGCCGCAAGCTGCACCGTTTTTCGACCTGCTTGCCGACCGGGAAGTCGTTCCGGATTCCCACTTGCCGGAGACGGGTGTTCCGCTCGAGTGGGAACGTATCCTCTCGGCCGTCTTCGTCAGCTCCGAGCACTACGGGACGCGTGCCTCGACGCTGCTGGCGCGACGGGGCGACGGCCTGATCACCCTCCACGAACGCAGCTACGGCGCTGGCGCAAAGCCCATCGGCGAGGTTTGCGCGAGTTTTCAGTCCTCGCAGATGTTGACCGGCGTATAA
- a CDS encoding cyclic nucleotide-binding domain-containing protein gives METVGFLQDQPLFGGVSDAAMQAIMRLMRPQEFAAGAVIVREDEDGDSLFVICNGTVEVLKACPTTADPLGQRIAILHVGDVFGEMELIDMQRRSASIRALEPVRVLALDNGSLFHLYESDLATFTLIVMNLARELSRRLRCIDDVAVRSPGVPARDTAA, from the coding sequence ATGGAAACGGTCGGATTCCTGCAGGATCAGCCGCTGTTCGGCGGCGTCAGCGACGCTGCGATGCAGGCGATCATGCGATTGATGCGACCGCAGGAGTTCGCGGCCGGCGCGGTGATCGTGCGCGAGGATGAGGACGGCGACTCGCTCTTTGTCATTTGCAACGGCACGGTCGAAGTGCTCAAGGCGTGCCCGACGACGGCCGATCCCCTCGGCCAGCGAATCGCAATCCTGCACGTCGGGGACGTCTTCGGAGAAATGGAGCTGATCGACATGCAGCGCCGCTCGGCCAGCATCCGCGCGCTCGAACCGGTGCGCGTACTGGCACTCGACAACGGCAGCCTCTTCCACCTGTACGAGTCGGACCTGGCGACCTTCACGCTGATCGTCATGAATCTCGCCCGGGAGTTGAGCCGTCGCCTGCGCTGTATCGATGATGTGGCAGTGCGCTCACCGGGTGTCCCCGCACGCGACACTGCCGCTTGA
- the tadA gene encoding tRNA adenosine(34) deaminase TadA: protein MNDEFFMREAISLALAAECLGEVPVGAIVVQAGSIVGRGFNSPIGDHDPTAHAEIAALRDAARNLRNYRLPGCALFVTLEPCAMCAGAVLQARLARLVYGARDPKTGVHGSVVDLFAVERLNHHTEVVGGVLAAECGQLLSAFFAERRGRSAVAGEGGRAHRDLDR from the coding sequence ATGAACGATGAATTTTTCATGCGCGAGGCGATCTCGCTCGCTCTGGCTGCCGAGTGTCTGGGCGAGGTGCCGGTCGGCGCGATCGTCGTGCAGGCGGGTAGCATCGTTGGGCGCGGCTTCAATTCGCCGATCGGCGACCATGATCCGACGGCGCATGCGGAGATCGCGGCCTTGCGTGACGCAGCGCGCAACCTGCGCAACTATCGGCTGCCCGGGTGCGCACTGTTCGTCACGCTCGAACCCTGTGCGATGTGTGCAGGTGCGGTTCTGCAGGCACGTCTTGCCCGCCTGGTGTACGGCGCGCGCGATCCGAAGACCGGCGTGCATGGCAGCGTCGTCGACCTGTTTGCCGTCGAGCGGCTGAATCATCACACCGAAGTGGTCGGCGGCGTGCTGGCTGCAGAGTGCGGACAACTGCTGTCGGCCTTCTTTGCCGAACGACGTGGCCGCAGCGCAGTTGCTGGGGAGGGTGGACGTGCGCATCGAGATCTCGATCGCTAG
- the holB gene encoding DNA polymerase III subunit delta' produces the protein MKTIELHDTVWQQLLAQRTRLPHALLLCGQQGIGKFDLALAFAASLLCEMPRDAGEACGQCIACGWLRQGNHPDLRLLQPQSLASTAGDAGDGDDPAGTKKPSQQVTIDQVRALDDFLRVGTHRHGARVVLLNPAEAMNRATANALLKSLEEPIVGTLFLLVSSDPHRLLPTIRSRCQTVSVPLPPRAIATTWLHDAGVAEPDDWLALAAGAPLLALALSSSGERTLLEALLAEVSGGGGVDPLASAAALERVVKAEKRPAPLKRLLEWAQKWLFDLHLAAEALPPRYFLRQALLLRELAKGTDSRRILAFSRMALQYKAQCEQPLNSRLFLEDFFLGYARVFRST, from the coding sequence ATGAAGACTATTGAGCTGCACGACACGGTCTGGCAGCAACTCCTGGCGCAGCGCACACGGCTGCCACACGCGCTCCTGCTGTGTGGCCAGCAGGGGATCGGGAAGTTCGACCTAGCGCTCGCCTTTGCCGCTTCCCTGCTTTGCGAGATGCCCCGGGATGCGGGCGAGGCTTGCGGTCAGTGCATCGCCTGTGGCTGGCTGAGGCAAGGGAACCACCCCGACCTGCGCCTGCTGCAACCGCAGTCTCTCGCCTCCACGGCCGGTGATGCCGGCGATGGAGACGACCCGGCAGGAACGAAAAAGCCGAGCCAGCAGGTCACCATCGACCAGGTACGGGCACTCGACGACTTCCTGCGCGTCGGCACCCACCGTCACGGCGCGCGCGTCGTCCTCCTCAACCCGGCCGAGGCGATGAATCGCGCAACGGCGAACGCTCTTCTCAAGTCACTTGAAGAGCCAATCGTAGGTACATTGTTCCTATTGGTTTCAAGTGATCCACATCGCTTGCTGCCGACGATTCGGAGTCGCTGCCAGACGGTCAGCGTGCCGCTGCCGCCGCGAGCAATCGCCACCACCTGGCTGCACGACGCGGGCGTCGCCGAGCCTGACGACTGGTTGGCCCTGGCTGCTGGTGCGCCGCTTCTGGCGCTCGCCCTGAGCAGCAGTGGCGAGCGGACCTTGCTCGAAGCGCTCCTGGCCGAGGTGAGCGGTGGCGGTGGCGTTGATCCGCTTGCATCCGCAGCCGCTCTCGAGCGGGTCGTCAAGGCCGAGAAGCGGCCGGCACCTCTGAAGAGACTGCTCGAGTGGGCACAGAAGTGGCTGTTCGACCTGCATCTGGCGGCGGAGGCTCTCCCACCGCGCTACTTCCTTCGCCAGGCGTTGCTGCTGCGGGAACTCGCGAAAGGGACCGACAGCCGCAGGATCTTGGCATTCAGCCGAATGGCGCTACAATACAAGGCCCAGTGTGAGCAGCCCTTGAACAGCCGTTTGTTTCTGGAGGACTTCTTCCTCGGCTACGCGCGGGTTTTCCGGAGCACCTGA
- a CDS encoding dTMP kinase: protein MNHEQARWRGRFITCEGIDGAGKSSHIAGIGEFLRRRGLAVVSTREPGGTPLGEKLRTLLLNEAMHLETEALLMFAARREHIARVIEPALARGDWVVCDRFSDATYAYQSGGRGLDPAKFAQLESWVHPLLQPDLSLLFDLPAAVAAGRIAGQARARDRFEQERLDFHERVRRAYLERARSAPQRITVIDADQSPETVSRQLQEAVARLCS from the coding sequence TTGAACCACGAACAGGCCCGGTGGCGCGGCCGTTTCATCACCTGCGAGGGCATCGACGGCGCTGGCAAGAGCAGCCACATCGCGGGCATTGGCGAGTTTCTGCGCCGACGCGGACTGGCTGTCGTCAGCACCCGGGAACCGGGGGGCACACCGCTCGGTGAGAAGCTGCGTACGTTGCTCCTGAACGAAGCCATGCATCTTGAGACCGAGGCGCTGCTGATGTTCGCTGCCCGCCGCGAGCACATCGCACGTGTCATCGAGCCCGCACTGGCGCGCGGCGACTGGGTGGTCTGCGACCGCTTCAGCGACGCAACCTACGCCTACCAGAGCGGTGGCCGCGGCCTCGACCCGGCAAAGTTCGCGCAACTCGAGAGCTGGGTGCACCCCCTGCTGCAACCCGACCTGAGCCTGCTCTTCGATCTGCCGGCCGCGGTGGCTGCCGGGCGCATTGCTGGCCAGGCGCGCGCGCGCGATCGCTTCGAGCAGGAGCGCCTCGATTTTCACGAGCGGGTCCGACGCGCCTACCTCGAGCGGGCGCGGTCGGCGCCGCAGCGAATCACGGTCATCGACGCCGATCAATCCCCGGAGACAGTTTCCAGACAGCTCCAAGAAGCCGTTGCAAGGCTCTGTTCATGA
- the mltG gene encoding endolytic transglycosylase MltG — protein MRKTFRLLLALAFLTLIVVAVAAAYVALVPISLPREQVEFTLTPGSSLRASAHEIAASEVGVEPWVLIALARLMGVEASIKAGSYQISRGTTPLELLRKLTRGDFTQAELAFIEGWTFRQMRQRIDAHPDLRHETSALPDGEIMRLLGSPEVAAEGAFFPDTYLFAKRSSDLELLARAHRAMQRHLQQQWQARADGLPLRDAQQALILASIIEKETGRDQDRSQVAAVFINRLRLGMPLQTDPTVIYGLGDGFDGNLRKRDLLADTPYNTYTRRGLPPTPIAMPGLASLQAALHPAASDALYFVSRGDGSSHFSRTLAEHNQAVLRFQRGGRP, from the coding sequence ATGCGCAAGACATTTCGCCTGCTCCTCGCTCTCGCCTTCCTGACGCTGATTGTGGTCGCAGTTGCCGCAGCCTACGTCGCGCTGGTGCCGATCAGCCTGCCGCGCGAGCAGGTCGAGTTCACGCTCACGCCCGGCAGCAGCCTGCGCGCATCGGCTCACGAGATCGCCGCCAGCGAGGTCGGGGTCGAGCCGTGGGTTCTGATCGCTCTGGCGAGACTGATGGGCGTCGAGGCTTCCATCAAGGCCGGAAGCTATCAGATCAGCCGCGGCACGACGCCCCTCGAACTGCTGCGCAAACTGACGCGCGGCGACTTCACGCAGGCCGAACTGGCTTTCATCGAAGGCTGGACCTTCCGCCAGATGCGCCAGCGAATCGATGCCCATCCGGATCTGCGTCACGAGACGAGCGCTTTGCCGGATGGCGAGATCATGCGCCTGCTCGGTTCTCCGGAAGTCGCTGCCGAAGGAGCCTTCTTTCCCGACACCTATCTCTTTGCCAAGCGCAGCAGCGATCTCGAACTGCTGGCGCGCGCCCACCGTGCGATGCAGCGACACCTGCAGCAGCAATGGCAGGCGAGGGCGGATGGTCTGCCGTTGCGCGACGCGCAACAGGCGCTGATCCTGGCTTCGATCATCGAGAAGGAGACCGGGCGTGATCAGGACCGCTCGCAAGTGGCCGCAGTGTTCATCAACCGCCTGCGGCTCGGGATGCCCTTGCAGACCGATCCCACTGTGATCTACGGCCTTGGTGACGGGTTCGACGGCAACCTGCGCAAGCGCGACCTGCTCGCCGACACGCCATACAACACCTATACGCGTCGCGGCCTGCCACCCACCCCGATTGCCATGCCCGGGCTCGCATCGCTGCAGGCGGCGCTGCACCCGGCGGCAAGCGACGCGCTCTACTTCGTATCTCGCGGCGACGGCAGCAGCCACTTCTCGCGCACGCTGGCGGAACACAATCAGGCGGTGCTGCGTTTCCAGAGAGGTGGCCGACCTTGA